A single Methanolobus sp. ZRKC5 DNA region contains:
- a CDS encoding alpha/beta hydrolase: protein MKLRPNLILTSILITLALSGCIGIESENIQHDYSIYNRSTNCNASNFSIVDSPVKYVSVNGIETGYREFGSGEPLLMIMPFATKMDMCNASFVKQLSSGYRVILFDNRGMGYSSDNNEPLSISLLVNDTAGLMDTLGLDSVHIFGSSMGSVIAQELTLAHPEKVNRLILSSTTYSLDAPEANILKSKLQYRSTDPDTNQILRKYAQANLKWNGTYERLPEIQNKVLLLSANKDALTPPDISIKMAQNIPDAKFVRFDGGGHLGEQYLPEEYANEILSFLASE, encoded by the coding sequence ATGAAACTAAGACCAAATCTGATTCTGACCTCAATCCTCATAACCCTTGCATTATCAGGCTGTATTGGAATAGAAAGCGAGAACATACAGCATGATTATTCAATATACAACAGAAGCACAAATTGCAATGCTAGTAATTTTTCAATCGTTGATTCACCGGTAAAATATGTTTCTGTCAATGGCATTGAGACAGGATACCGGGAATTTGGATCAGGTGAGCCACTGTTGATGATTATGCCATTTGCCACAAAAATGGACATGTGTAATGCTTCCTTTGTAAAGCAGCTATCGAGTGGTTACAGAGTTATCCTCTTTGATAACCGGGGAATGGGATATTCATCTGACAATAACGAACCACTCTCAATCTCACTGTTAGTCAACGATACTGCAGGCCTGATGGATACACTTGGACTGGATTCCGTACATATATTCGGCTCCTCAATGGGATCGGTAATTGCTCAGGAATTGACTCTTGCTCACCCTGAAAAAGTGAACCGGCTAATCCTTTCATCAACAACCTATAGCCTTGATGCCCCGGAGGCAAATATTCTGAAGAGCAAACTTCAATACCGTTCCACAGACCCTGATACAAACCAGATCCTCAGAAAGTATGCCCAAGCAAATCTGAAGTGGAACGGCACATATGAACGCCTGCCTGAAATTCAAAACAAAGTCCTGCTTCTCTCAGCCAACAAGGATGCACTCACTCCACCCGATATTTCCATAAAAATGGCACAAAATATTCCTGATGCAAAATTTGTTCGATTTGATGGTGGAGGACATTTAGGGGAGCAGTACCTCCCAGAAGAATATGCAAACGAGATACTGTCGTTTCTGGCATCGGAATAA
- a CDS encoding haloacid dehalogenase, which translates to MINKISSRIKDNFEEKDKARESTLSISRDVVRNCRTAMYSIHNKDFKKASSLIKKAAEMLEKINTLLQTYPDIYFAGFLEHAQQEFVECTIVYGILNKDNEDKAIPGPEELNVSDVAYLNGLGDVSGELRRHILDLIRKGSPEEGESHLQFMEEIHNCLMMFDYPDAMTHGLRHKTDTTRSIIERTRGDLTNAIRQQKLEKAMKDFENRIN; encoded by the coding sequence ATGATCAATAAAATTTCCAGCAGGATCAAGGATAATTTCGAGGAAAAAGATAAAGCAAGAGAGAGTACCTTATCGATTTCCAGAGATGTCGTACGTAATTGCAGGACTGCAATGTACAGCATACATAACAAGGATTTCAAAAAAGCCAGTTCACTCATTAAAAAGGCCGCAGAGATGCTTGAAAAAATAAACACTTTACTCCAAACTTATCCTGACATATATTTTGCCGGATTTCTGGAACATGCACAACAGGAATTTGTGGAATGTACGATAGTTTACGGGATACTCAACAAGGACAATGAGGATAAAGCCATACCCGGACCTGAAGAACTCAATGTAAGTGATGTGGCATACCTGAACGGACTGGGAGATGTGAGCGGGGAACTCAGAAGACATATACTTGACCTTATCAGAAAAGGATCACCTGAAGAAGGAGAATCCCACCTTCAATTTATGGAAGAGATCCATAATTGCCTTATGATGTTCGACTATCCGGATGCTATGACACATGGACTCCGTCACAAAACGGATACTACAAGATCCATTATAGAAAGAACGCGGGGAGACCTTACAAACGCAATACGCCAGCAAAAGCTGGAAAAAGCTATGAAGGACTTTGAAAATAGGATAAATTAA
- a CDS encoding Sjogren's syndrome/scleroderma autoantigen 1 family protein, with protein MSNTNDDNVIKISKMLEIGGTMLAQQCDNCGAPLFRYQGRVLCPVCEDIRDPRRAMQSPPTADTSSSPITGPSSIKEKETPVAAISDQSSCSDMQEKKPVKAVAPVQLSVPELESLMIKKMISLASEMQDEKDVRKIIDYLDMIDRCMDTVAKMRGLL; from the coding sequence ATGTCAAATACTAATGATGATAATGTAATAAAAATATCTAAGATGCTTGAGATTGGAGGTACAATGCTGGCCCAACAGTGTGATAATTGTGGTGCTCCTCTCTTCCGTTATCAGGGGCGTGTCCTTTGTCCAGTTTGTGAGGATATTCGTGACCCACGCAGGGCCATGCAATCACCTCCAACTGCAGATACCTCTTCATCTCCAATAACCGGACCTTCTTCTATAAAAGAAAAGGAAACTCCGGTTGCGGCAATCTCTGACCAATCTTCCTGCTCAGATATGCAGGAAAAAAAACCGGTGAAGGCCGTTGCTCCGGTACAACTATCTGTTCCTGAACTTGAGTCCCTGATGATTAAAAAGATGATCTCCCTGGCAAGTGAGATGCAGGATGAAAAAGATGTCAGGAAAATCATTGATTATCTTGACATGATTGACCGTTGTATGGATACAGTGGCTAAAATGCGTGGCTTGCTGTAA
- a CDS encoding YqaA family protein, translating into MIESLFGSIEDHAFLGLFITSFLASTILPLGSEALVVLLISKGFDTPSVIMVASIGNYLGACTTYYIGLRGRMDIIERFFSISKKQLEKADQLFAKYGTFLLLLTWLPLIGDAIAATGGLLKLDFKSFSIYVFIGKTARYAALAYITLTTLASIQ; encoded by the coding sequence ATGATAGAATCTCTTTTTGGATCAATAGAAGACCATGCATTTCTTGGACTGTTCATAACAAGCTTTCTTGCTTCCACAATTTTACCACTTGGTTCTGAAGCACTTGTCGTATTACTTATCAGCAAGGGCTTTGATACCCCATCGGTCATAATGGTAGCTTCAATAGGCAACTATCTTGGAGCGTGTACTACGTATTACATAGGACTAAGGGGACGAATGGACATAATAGAAAGATTCTTTTCGATATCCAAAAAACAACTTGAAAAAGCAGACCAGCTTTTTGCAAAATACGGAACCTTTCTGCTTCTTTTAACGTGGTTGCCACTGATAGGAGATGCTATTGCAGCGACTGGTGGACTATTAAAACTTGATTTTAAGTCATTTTCTATTTACGTGTTCATAGGGAAAACGGCAAGATACGCAGCACTGGCATACATTACATTGACGACGCTGGCAAGTATCCAGTGA
- a CDS encoding 2-amino-3,7-dideoxy-D-threo-hept-6-ulosonate synthase: MSEIGKSVRMERIFDRNTGNTIIIPLDHGVGAGPIRGIIDLPTTVNKVADGGANAVLGHMGLPKHGHRGYGKDIGLIIHLSASTSLGPDPNHKVIVTTIEEAIKVGADAVSIHVNVGAEDEAEMLQDMGFVARQCDDWGIPLLAMMYPRGAKVTSEHDVEYVKHAARIGAELGADIVKTNYTGDIDSFKEVVKGCPVPVVIAGGPRMDTEKELLEMVYDSLQAGGKGVAIGRNVFQSDNPTKLVADISKIAHKGMTVEEALE; this comes from the coding sequence ATGAGTGAAATTGGCAAATCAGTCAGGATGGAAAGAATATTCGACCGCAATACAGGCAATACAATAATAATTCCTCTGGACCACGGTGTTGGTGCAGGGCCTATCAGAGGCATCATTGATCTGCCTACCACTGTAAACAAAGTCGCAGATGGCGGAGCAAATGCAGTTCTGGGACATATGGGCCTCCCAAAACACGGACACAGAGGGTATGGGAAGGACATAGGACTTATTATACACTTGTCAGCATCAACATCCCTTGGACCAGACCCAAATCATAAGGTCATTGTCACAACAATTGAAGAGGCTATTAAAGTAGGAGCTGACGCAGTATCCATCCACGTGAACGTAGGTGCCGAGGATGAAGCAGAAATGCTCCAGGACATGGGATTTGTTGCCCGCCAATGCGATGACTGGGGAATCCCATTGCTAGCTATGATGTACCCAAGAGGTGCAAAAGTAACTTCCGAACACGATGTAGAGTACGTCAAACATGCAGCCAGAATCGGGGCAGAACTTGGTGCTGACATTGTAAAGACAAATTATACAGGTGACATAGACTCTTTCAAGGAAGTTGTCAAGGGTTGTCCTGTACCAGTGGTCATTGCGGGTGGTCCAAGAATGGATACTGAAAAGGAGCTTCTTGAAATGGTATATGACTCACTCCAGGCCGGAGGGAAGGGTGTTGCTATAGGAAGGAACGTGTTCCAATCAGATAACCCTACAAAGCTTGTAGCAGATATTTCAAAAATTGCACACAAAGGAATGACAGTAGAAGAAGCACTCGAATAA
- the glyS gene encoding glycine--tRNA ligase, whose amino-acid sequence MDKYEQVIELAKRRGFLWNSFELYGGTAGFYDYGPLGSTLKRRIEQIWRETYVVQEGYMEIEAPTIGIEEVFVASGHVGGFSDPLCECKNCGEAFRADHLVDKIVAVADALSNEELDRVIRENNVKCPECEGELGEPYEFNLMFKTDIGPGSGRQGYMRPETAQGMFIDFLRLARFYREKLPFGATQIGKSYRNEISPRQGVIRLREFTQAEAEIFIDPNDKRHSNFSRFADTAVNLYSDEAQDKGAVEKMTLGEAVEKGIIAHEFLAYQIGLTNHFLQRIGVAGDKLRFRQHMKDEMAHYAIDCWDAEIETDRFGWVEVVGIADRTDFDLKAHAAVSKTELSIYREYSEPKMVTQFVVKPNMGKLGPLFKGKAKNVAEALKALSQEELEQDNITVIIDGEEFTVPKDIVDFAEETVKISGENIIPHVIEPSYGIDRIFYSTMEHAFEEEMVAGKEDTEEEARIVMRLKKEVAPVQVAILPLLTREELIGPAKSIEVQLKQKGLLVSYDDSGTIGRRYRRNDEIGTPYSITIDYDTLEDNTVTIRDRDSMKQVRAPIDGIADLVYEMIYMNKDFESAGKAL is encoded by the coding sequence ATGGACAAATACGAGCAGGTAATAGAACTGGCAAAACGCCGGGGATTCTTATGGAACTCTTTTGAACTTTATGGCGGAACCGCTGGATTTTACGATTACGGACCCCTTGGAAGTACCCTGAAGAGAAGAATCGAACAGATATGGAGAGAGACATATGTGGTCCAGGAGGGCTACATGGAGATCGAGGCACCAACTATTGGAATAGAAGAAGTGTTCGTTGCATCCGGCCATGTTGGAGGATTCTCAGATCCACTCTGCGAGTGTAAAAACTGTGGTGAGGCTTTCAGGGCAGACCATCTTGTAGACAAAATAGTAGCTGTGGCAGATGCCCTTAGTAATGAGGAACTTGACAGAGTGATCAGGGAGAACAATGTAAAATGCCCCGAATGTGAAGGCGAACTTGGTGAACCATACGAGTTCAACCTCATGTTCAAGACAGATATAGGACCGGGTTCCGGCAGACAGGGATACATGCGTCCTGAAACTGCACAGGGAATGTTCATCGACTTCCTGAGACTTGCACGATTCTACCGTGAAAAACTCCCATTCGGTGCAACCCAGATTGGAAAATCATATCGTAATGAGATTTCGCCAAGACAGGGAGTCATCAGACTGCGAGAGTTCACCCAGGCAGAAGCTGAGATCTTCATTGACCCTAACGATAAGAGACATTCCAACTTTAGCAGGTTTGCTGATACCGCAGTCAATCTATATTCAGATGAAGCCCAGGACAAGGGTGCAGTAGAGAAAATGACACTTGGTGAAGCTGTTGAGAAAGGAATCATTGCACACGAATTCCTTGCATACCAGATAGGGCTGACCAATCATTTCCTCCAGCGCATAGGAGTTGCAGGTGACAAACTGAGATTCAGGCAGCACATGAAAGATGAGATGGCACATTATGCCATTGATTGTTGGGATGCAGAGATAGAGACTGACAGGTTTGGATGGGTCGAAGTTGTCGGAATAGCAGACAGGACCGATTTTGACCTGAAGGCACATGCGGCTGTCAGCAAGACCGAGCTTTCCATTTACAGAGAATATAGCGAACCTAAAATGGTTACCCAATTCGTGGTCAAGCCCAATATGGGCAAACTTGGGCCGCTCTTTAAAGGCAAGGCAAAAAATGTGGCTGAAGCATTGAAGGCCCTGAGCCAGGAAGAACTGGAGCAGGACAACATCACAGTCATCATAGACGGTGAAGAGTTCACAGTTCCAAAAGATATTGTCGATTTTGCAGAAGAGACTGTGAAGATCAGCGGAGAGAACATCATTCCGCACGTCATAGAACCTTCCTACGGTATTGACAGAATATTCTATTCCACAATGGAGCATGCCTTTGAGGAAGAAATGGTTGCTGGCAAGGAAGATACCGAAGAGGAAGCAAGGATAGTGATGAGACTCAAGAAAGAGGTAGCTCCAGTGCAGGTAGCAATCCTTCCGCTTCTTACAAGAGAAGAACTCATCGGTCCGGCAAAGAGCATTGAAGTACAGTTGAAACAGAAGGGACTCCTCGTGTCCTATGATGATTCCGGAACCATCGGAAGACGTTACAGGAGAAACGATGAGATAGGTACGCCGTATTCAATCACAATCGACTACGACACCCTTGAAGACAACACCGTGACCATCAGGGACAGAGATAGCATGAAACAGGTGCGTGCCCCAATTGACGGAATAGCAGACCTGGTCTATGAAATGATTTACATGAACAAGGATTTTGAGAGTGCCGGAAAGGCACTCTAA
- a CDS encoding DEAD/DEAH box helicase, with protein sequence MPEYIKHPLIKADAVEQRLYQLDLAGKALDTSTLVVLPTGLGKTIISLLVMASRLEKYGGKVIVLSPTKPLVEQHASFFKNVFKLPEEEILTFTGSVGPAKRADMWKRGKVIISTPQVIENDILTKRISLEDVTHITFDEAHRAVGNYAYTYIAEKYFETAKNPLCLAITASPGSKDEKIVEVCESLHIESVAVKTESDKDVLPYIHKKEIEWKRINLPDGMKDIKDLLNKVLEDRFKKLTEHGYPIYNQKYVSKKDLLGLQAKLQGELRGLPDPSVYGAISILAEIMKVNHAVEIVETQGLESLRMYMERLENEAYSKSGSKASKRLAEDLYIRQVAHRVKDCDLEHPKLDYVKRIVVEELENKPHSRVIVFANYRDTAEMITKALSEEEGIRPVRFVGQASKYKDKGLTQKQQVEIIEQFKAGDYNVLVATSVAEEGLDIPSTDLVLFYEPIPSEIRSIQRKGRTGRKHEGRVVVLVTKGTRDEAYYWSSLSREKKMQSNMKLLQEAMPARKNNSITEDFAADIPDEDQKTLLEYDGENKNIKIVVDQREIRSSVARNLDRNGTEIIVKTLEVGDYILSDRIAVERKESQDFVSSLIDKKLFEQIANLSRAYEKPVLIVEGESLFNCRGISPNAIHGTLASITLDFGVSLFYTRDAEDTAALLSQIAKREQVDEKREVNMHGKKSALMLPQQQEYVISSISDIGPKAARNLLQHFSSVENIMKADYEELLKVDNIGPKTAAKIREIVGSEYKK encoded by the coding sequence ATGCCGGAATATATCAAACATCCTTTGATCAAAGCAGATGCTGTAGAGCAGCGGCTGTATCAGCTTGACCTGGCAGGCAAGGCACTTGATACATCCACACTGGTAGTTCTTCCCACAGGTCTTGGAAAAACAATCATATCTCTGCTTGTGATGGCCTCCCGGCTTGAGAAGTACGGGGGTAAAGTAATAGTCCTCTCACCTACAAAACCACTTGTTGAGCAGCATGCTTCTTTTTTCAAAAATGTTTTCAAACTGCCGGAAGAAGAGATTCTGACATTCACAGGCAGTGTCGGCCCGGCCAAAAGAGCGGACATGTGGAAAAGGGGAAAGGTCATCATTTCCACACCCCAGGTGATCGAAAATGACATACTGACAAAGAGAATAAGTCTTGAGGATGTCACCCACATAACTTTTGATGAAGCCCACAGAGCCGTTGGCAATTACGCTTATACATACATTGCTGAAAAGTACTTTGAAACCGCAAAGAACCCCTTGTGTCTTGCCATAACTGCAAGTCCCGGAAGCAAGGATGAAAAGATAGTTGAGGTATGCGAGTCACTACATATAGAATCAGTTGCTGTCAAAACAGAATCAGATAAAGATGTACTACCATACATTCATAAAAAAGAGATAGAATGGAAACGCATCAATCTGCCCGATGGCATGAAAGACATAAAGGACCTGCTTAACAAAGTGCTTGAGGACAGGTTCAAAAAACTCACTGAACATGGGTATCCTATATACAACCAGAAATACGTCTCAAAAAAAGACCTTTTAGGTCTGCAGGCAAAACTTCAGGGAGAACTAAGAGGGCTTCCGGACCCTTCCGTCTACGGAGCAATATCAATACTCGCAGAGATAATGAAAGTGAACCATGCAGTCGAGATCGTAGAAACACAGGGACTCGAATCACTGCGAATGTACATGGAAAGACTTGAAAATGAGGCTTACTCCAAAAGTGGGAGCAAAGCATCAAAACGTCTCGCTGAGGATCTCTACATCAGACAGGTAGCGCATCGAGTGAAAGACTGTGACCTTGAGCACCCCAAACTTGACTATGTGAAGAGAATAGTTGTTGAAGAACTTGAGAACAAGCCACATTCCAGAGTGATCGTCTTTGCAAACTACCGCGACACTGCTGAAATGATCACAAAAGCACTTTCAGAAGAAGAAGGAATACGTCCTGTAAGGTTTGTGGGCCAGGCATCGAAATACAAAGACAAAGGCCTTACACAGAAGCAACAGGTGGAGATAATCGAACAGTTCAAGGCCGGAGATTATAACGTCCTTGTGGCAACCTCTGTTGCAGAGGAAGGACTCGACATCCCATCCACAGATCTTGTTCTTTTTTATGAACCCATCCCTTCAGAGATCAGAAGCATCCAGAGGAAGGGCAGAACCGGAAGAAAACATGAAGGGCGTGTGGTTGTGCTTGTCACGAAGGGAACCCGGGATGAGGCATATTACTGGAGCAGCCTATCCAGAGAAAAAAAGATGCAAAGTAATATGAAACTACTTCAGGAAGCTATGCCTGCAAGGAAAAATAATTCTATTACAGAGGATTTTGCAGCCGACATTCCTGATGAGGATCAGAAGACACTGCTTGAGTATGATGGTGAAAACAAGAACATCAAAATAGTCGTTGACCAGAGAGAGATACGCAGTTCAGTTGCCCGCAACCTTGACAGAAATGGTACTGAGATAATCGTCAAAACATTAGAAGTCGGTGATTACATCCTTAGCGATCGCATAGCTGTTGAAAGGAAGGAATCCCAGGATTTTGTCAGTTCTCTCATAGATAAAAAGCTCTTCGAACAAATTGCAAACCTCTCCAGAGCATATGAAAAACCAGTGCTTATTGTTGAAGGCGAAAGCCTGTTCAACTGCAGAGGAATAAGTCCCAATGCAATTCATGGAACATTGGCCTCAATAACCCTTGATTTCGGTGTTTCTTTATTCTACACCAGGGATGCAGAAGACACCGCAGCCCTCTTGTCACAGATAGCAAAACGTGAGCAAGTGGATGAAAAAAGAGAAGTGAACATGCACGGGAAGAAATCTGCACTCATGTTGCCGCAACAACAGGAATATGTTATCTCATCGATATCAGATATCGGACCAAAGGCTGCACGCAATCTTTTACAACATTTCAGTTCAGTAGAGAATATTATGAAAGCAGATTATGAAGAACTGCTAAAAGTAGATAATATCGGACCAAAGACCGCAGCCAAGATCAGAGAGATTGTGGGCAGCGAATATAAAAAATAA
- a CDS encoding deoxyuridine 5'-triphosphate nucleotidohydrolase — MALLSKNELRAMISSETPLVENMTDIETQLQPNSVELTLKNIETYTGAGAVDFDNSERETPSTEPMDFDENGWAHLAQGTYKITFNEIVNIPLDLAAIARPRSTLLRCGANIGTAVWDSGYRGRSESMLVVHNPHGFKLKRNARVMQLLFFNLHSELTEGYCGKYQHENL, encoded by the coding sequence ATGGCCCTTCTATCTAAAAATGAGCTCAGAGCGATGATCAGCAGTGAGACACCGCTGGTTGAGAATATGACAGACATTGAGACACAGCTTCAACCAAACAGCGTAGAACTCACACTCAAGAATATAGAAACATACACCGGAGCAGGAGCTGTGGATTTTGACAATAGCGAAAGAGAAACACCTTCAACAGAACCAATGGATTTTGATGAAAACGGATGGGCGCACCTTGCACAGGGCACATACAAGATCACATTCAACGAAATAGTGAACATTCCCCTTGATCTTGCAGCTATCGCAAGGCCAAGGTCTACTCTGCTCAGGTGCGGAGCCAATATTGGAACGGCGGTGTGGGATTCAGGATACAGAGGCAGAAGCGAATCGATGCTCGTAGTACATAATCCACATGGTTTCAAGCTTAAAAGGAATGCCAGGGTAATGCAACTGTTATTCTTTAACCTCCATAGTGAACTTACGGAAGGATATTGTGGCAAATACCAGCATGAGAACCTGTGA
- a CDS encoding UPF0147 family protein, which yields MSSFEQVIDECKQKLEYIANDNSVPRNIRRSANEILVTLSKKDEPLFLRTSSSISILEDISNDPNIPVHTRTLIWDVASQLETIPVDE from the coding sequence ATGTCAAGTTTTGAACAAGTTATTGATGAGTGCAAGCAGAAATTAGAGTATATCGCAAATGATAATTCAGTACCAAGGAATATAAGACGTTCTGCAAATGAAATTTTGGTTACATTAAGTAAAAAGGATGAACCCCTCTTTTTGAGAACATCATCCAGCATATCCATTCTTGAAGATATAAGCAACGACCCTAACATCCCGGTCCATACAAGGACACTCATATGGGATGTTGCAAGCCAGCTCGAGACCATCCCGGTCGACGAGTAG
- a CDS encoding PAS domain-containing sensor histidine kinase: MEKEASDSEKYANIANVTIMNSKVSEFDGYLRISASGQILEANDAYCHLSGYTKDELFGMMLKDLGAGVSWHALIDDLPDVIERSKGHFEISHHTKDGQLLDLEVSATYAEFPDPSFIFILKDITALNQNDKFFLDKGDIYKSLFKHSKAVMLLIDPESSDIIDANIAACEYYGWSLEKLTHMNIHDINTMSLEKVQAEMKVAVNEKRNYFIFKHMLANGEIRDVEVYSSPVMVNSQNRLYSVIHDITERKLAEEELNTREMQLRTAQKIGHIGSWEFDLNSGKIVTSEETLRIYGLDEKSFTIFEVQKVPLPDYRPMLDEALKNLIRDQVPYNVQFKVKRVIDGAIRDVHSVAEYYAERNAVIGTIEDITERKLAEDALLHAKIIAEAANQSKDEFMASMSHELRTPLTSVIGFSDILLDETFGSLNGRQTQYVNHISQAGKHLLKLINDILDLSKVEAGKMELTYELFSVSNAIDEVKSLIFPLAMKKNIRLDVEVDQQLERINADKTKFKQILYNLVSNAIKFTSIKGSVTINARCTGDMVQVSVKDTGIGISEEDVEKLFQPFRQLNSYLTHEHSGTGLGLALVKKFVELHDGRIWVESEVGKGSMFVFSIPVGSMQKTI, translated from the coding sequence ATGGAAAAAGAAGCATCTGATTCTGAAAAATATGCAAATATTGCGAATGTGACCATCATGAATTCAAAAGTATCTGAATTTGATGGTTATTTGCGTATATCTGCCAGTGGGCAAATACTGGAGGCAAATGATGCATACTGTCATCTTAGTGGGTATACGAAAGATGAACTTTTTGGGATGATGTTGAAAGATCTTGGTGCAGGTGTTTCCTGGCATGCTCTTATTGATGATTTACCTGATGTCATAGAAAGAAGCAAAGGTCACTTTGAGATTAGTCATCATACAAAAGATGGCCAACTTCTTGATCTGGAAGTAAGCGCTACATATGCAGAATTCCCTGATCCGTCTTTCATCTTCATTTTAAAGGATATTACCGCTCTTAACCAGAATGATAAATTCTTTTTGGATAAAGGGGATATTTACAAATCTTTATTTAAACACAGTAAGGCAGTCATGTTGTTGATTGACCCTGAAAGTTCAGATATAATTGACGCTAATATTGCAGCGTGCGAATACTATGGTTGGTCACTGGAAAAACTCACGCACATGAACATCCATGATATTAACACCATGTCCCTGGAAAAAGTACAGGCTGAGATGAAAGTTGCTGTAAACGAAAAGAGAAATTACTTCATTTTCAAGCACATGCTCGCAAACGGGGAAATCCGTGATGTTGAAGTATACAGCAGTCCGGTCATGGTCAATTCACAAAATCGATTGTATTCTGTTATCCATGACATTACTGAGCGTAAGCTGGCGGAAGAGGAGCTGAATACCAGGGAAATGCAACTGCGAACTGCGCAAAAAATAGGGCATATTGGAAGTTGGGAGTTTGATCTGAATTCCGGTAAAATTGTTACTTCTGAGGAAACCCTCAGGATATATGGGCTGGATGAAAAAAGTTTCACAATTTTTGAAGTACAGAAAGTACCGTTGCCTGATTATCGGCCAATGCTGGATGAGGCTCTAAAAAATCTCATTAGAGATCAGGTGCCATACAACGTTCAGTTTAAGGTAAAAAGAGTAATAGATGGTGCTATACGTGATGTTCATTCTGTTGCAGAGTACTATGCTGAAAGAAATGCGGTCATAGGAACTATTGAGGATATTACTGAGCGTAAACTAGCGGAAGACGCGCTGCTGCATGCCAAGATAATTGCCGAGGCTGCAAACCAAAGTAAGGATGAATTCATGGCAAGCATGAGCCATGAACTAAGAACTCCATTAACATCAGTTATAGGTTTTTCAGATATATTGCTTGATGAAACCTTTGGCAGTCTGAATGGCAGGCAAACACAGTATGTAAATCATATTTCTCAGGCTGGCAAACATTTACTCAAGCTTATAAATGACATACTTGACCTCTCAAAAGTAGAAGCTGGAAAAATGGAGCTTACGTATGAACTTTTCTCTGTTTCTAATGCTATTGACGAGGTGAAATCATTAATATTCCCTCTTGCCATGAAAAAGAATATTCGGCTGGATGTTGAGGTTGATCAACAACTTGAAAGAATCAATGCCGACAAAACAAAGTTCAAACAAATACTGTATAACCTTGTAAGCAATGCCATTAAATTCACTTCTATCAAAGGTTCAGTAACGATAAATGCACGATGTACAGGCGACATGGTTCAGGTCAGTGTAAAGGACACAGGAATTGGTATTTCTGAAGAGGATGTTGAAAAACTCTTCCAGCCTTTCAGGCAATTAAATTCGTATCTCACACATGAACATTCTGGGACGGGGCTTGGCCTTGCTCTTGTTAAGAAATTTGTTGAGCTTCATGATGGCAGGATATGGGTTGAGAGTGAAGTTGGTAAGGGGAGTATGTTTGTTTTTTCGATTCCCGTGGGTTCAATGCAGAAAACGATATAA